A window of Taeniopygia guttata chromosome 25, bTaeGut7.mat, whole genome shotgun sequence genomic DNA:
ATAACGAGCCAAAAGAGCTTGtaatccatttaaaaaattatgaactgaaaaaagaaaaggaaaaatgaataatttaatgAGGAGTTAAAAGACCCgagcctgggctcacctgggccaGGTAAGCCCCGAATCCTGTGGCCAGCGACGGCGCCTCGTAGGCCACGCCCAGCATGTCCACATAACCCAGGAAACTGCAGGAACAGAGAGCGGGAATCACCTGGGGAACCgggaattccctgggaaggaGGCGGGAATTCCCCTGGAAAAAGAACAGGAACCAccccaggaaaagcaggaattccctgggaaggaggagaaaccagcccagggaaaagggcacaggaatttccctgggaaggaggagCAATCCCTGGAAGTCCCAGCCCCTGGATCTCTCACCTCTCCCCGCCGTAGACACCGGCGATGAGCACGGTATTCCAGAGGGGATTGATCTTGGAGCGCCGGTTGTACAGGACCCGCGTCAGCCACGAGTGCAGCGCCCGCGGGCTGTAGCTGTGCCcgtcccccagcagctcctcgtCGATCCTgaaattccatggaattctggCCTTGGACACCAGGGATTCAGGGGCTGGAGATCGGGGATTCGGGGCTTGGAGCGGAGCAAGAAATGCCGCGGAATTCGGGGATGGAATGCCAGGGAATTCAGGGATTTGTGCTCAAAGAATCCAGGGATTTGTGCTCAAGGAATTCTGGGATCGGAGCAGAGAAATTCTGGGGACCGGCGCACGAAAAACACTGGGGATgagaaattcccaaatccccaggaATCAATCCAGAATTTTGGAGTGGGGACTTCGCAGGAATCAATTGGGGATTGTGGGATGGGGAATCTCGGAATTCCTGAGGGAATTTgggctgggaattcctgggaatcTTACACCatctgctccaggagctgccgCAGGTGCTGGAAATCCGCCAGGTCACCAGAGGCTCCGAGCACGGTGGAGTCGTTGACCTTGAGGAGCCGGGAGATTCCCCGGAATCGCGCCAGGGATCCGTAGGATCCCACCGTGTCTGCGGCCAGCATCACCCCCCCGGAGAACTTCAGCCCCAGCACCGACGTGCCGGTCACCATCGGGCTCCTGGCACACCGAGATCCCAGTCACACCAGTATGGATCCCCATCACAGCAGTAAGGATCCCAATCACACCAGTTCGCATCCCAGTCACACCAGTATGGATCCCAGTGTGTCCATTCTGTGCCCCTGGAGTCTCCCCGGCATTCCCGGATTTTCtgttccttccctttccccctttccccctccccagttccccccagttcTGCTCCCAGTTTGCCCCCTCAGCCCTCAAAGACCCTCTCCAAatccccccatttcccctcccccaaaccccccagtcTCCCCAGTTCTCTCCCAGTTTCCCTCAGGGACCCCTCCACCctccccagttcccccccagttctccccatttcccccccactctccccagtcccccccatCCCGCGCTCCCGCTGCCCTCACAGGGTGCGGCCGGCGGGCAGCGCGGCGGGCGCGATGCCGATGCCCCAGGAGCCCCGGGGGGCGGTGCcggtgtgtcccagggcccggggGATGTACGTTtgccccggggccgggccccCGGCCCAGAAcggcggcagcgctgccccgGCCTCCATCTTAGTCACGCCGCGGTTGCGCCTGCGCCGAGGAAgtgcggccgcgccccgccgccgTAGGGGGTGGGCGTGGTTTCGCCGCCATCTTGAGCGTGGCGAAAATACCGCCAAGAGCGCGGGTCCCTCCTCAAGATGGCGCCGCCCCCACGTGACGCAGCACCGGTGCGGCGGTGGGCGGGGTTTGCCGCGCGGAGCCGCGCCCAATGGGCGGGGTTTGCGGTGGCGCTGGCCAATCAGTGGcgaggggcggggcccgggcgaAGGTAACAGGTTGCGGTGGCTGCGGCGGGAGCGGGCGGTgagtgggggggggggcaccgggaaacggggctggggacacgggacagggcttggggacaccggacagggctgtggggacatcgcacagggcctggggacaccgggaaggggctggggacagcgggaaacggggcttggggacaccggacagggcttggggacaccggacaggggctggggacaccggacagggcttggggacaccggacaggggctggggacaccggacaggggctggggacaccggacagggcttggggacagCGGGCAGGGGCTCGGGACAGCGGGAAAcggggcctggggacactggacAGGCGCTGGTGGCACGGTAGGGGATCTTGCCCCGTGGGCGGGGGGCTTGGTGGCACCGGACAGGGTCTGGGGACACCGGGCAGGGCGCTGGTGGCACGAGGGTGGGGGGTGTTGGCACGGGACAGGGCGCAGGTGACACCGGAGGAGGTGTAGGTGACACCGGGCAGGGCGCTGGTGACACCGGAGGAGATGCCGGTGACACCGGAGGAGGTGCAGGTGACACCGGAGACAGTCGTGGTGGCACGGGAGAGGGCACCGGTGACACCGGGAGGGGATCTAGGGGCACGCAGAGGTCGCTGGTGACACGGGACAGGGTCCGGTGACACGCAGAGGagcctggggacaccggggatggctctggggacacttgaGGGGATCCTGAGGTTGTGGAACAGGGTTCCAGTGTCCCTTTATGGGGTCCCGGTGTCCCTTTATGGGGTCCCGATGTCCCTTTATGGGGTCCCGGTGTCCCTTTATGGGGTCCCGGTGTCCCTTTATGGGGTCCCAGTGTCCCTTTATGGGCTCCTGGTGTCCCTTTATGGGGTCCCATCCTGTGGGATCCCCTCAGAAAACCCTTCCCGACCTTTCAGGGCGGCGCAACTTCCGCCTTTTATCCCTTCAATAATTTGGGGGAAATCCGGGTGGGTTTTTGGAGCCTCTTCTCAAAGCTAGAGGATCCCAAATTCAAGGGATCCGAAATCCAGGAggttttgtccctttttttttcgGGTTTCTGGGACAGCTCCGGGCCTTCCCAGAGCGGGCAGACCTGTTTGGGATCCGAATTCCCTTTCCCCGGGCAGCATTTGGGGTTTCGCCCTTGCCCTGCGGCTCTTTGGGATCAGGGAGGGAATTCCCGGGGGAATGAATGTGTGGGACTGAACCCGGGGCGAATTCCTCAGGGTGGGGAATTCTGGGGTGAAATCCGGGGCGGAATCCAGGGCAAACCAAATCCTGCAGGGATTTCAGTGTCCAGGGAATGGGATCATGCCGGGTTATCCCAAAGGAATAGGATCATTCCCCGTTATCCCGAGGAATGGGATCATTCCCCATTCCCGGTTATCCCGAGGCTTTTCCGCCCTCGGGAATTGCATCCCGAGGGCTCCGGTTCCAAGGGGTCAATTTCCCTGGAAACCGTCACCGGATCCCGGCGGCGACGCGCTGGGAACGGGATCGGGATTCCCCGGGAGCGGCTGGAATGGGatttcccaggatttggggtcgaTGGTTAACACGAGAACTCTGCCCCAGGTTGggctggaattcctggaattcgGCTCCGGAGGGAGCAGCGCCTGAGGgatgatcccaatcccaaataTTGCTGATCCGAAATGTTCTTGTCCCGATCCCAAATGGAAATCCCTCTCCCGACCCTCTTCCCAGGTGAAAGATCCCATTTTCCCAGGTGGCAAATCCCACTCCTGACCCTTTTTCCGGGtgaaaattcctatttttccaGGTGCAATTCTCTCTCCCCCCCATGATCTCCGCCCCTCCCCGGTTTCGGGTTCCCAAGAAAAGCgggaaaaactggaaaatccGGAAAAGCCGCTCCTGGTTTTTGGGCGCGGCTCCAAATTCCCGGACTTTAGCCCCAAACAACGCCCGGGGGAGGAGTCGAGGGCGGAAGTTTGGGAaagatccccccaaaaaaaatcctcctgagggcaaaaaaacccaggatggtttgg
This region includes:
- the PSMB4 gene encoding proteasome subunit beta type-4, which translates into the protein MEAGAALPPFWAGGPAPGQTYIPRALGHTGTAPRGSWGIGIAPAALPAGRTLSPMVTGTSVLGLKFSGGVMLAADTVGSYGSLARFRGISRLLKVNDSTVLGASGDLADFQHLRQLLEQMVIDEELLGDGHSYSPRALHSWLTRVLYNRRSKINPLWNTVLIAGVYGGESFLGYVDMLGVAYEAPSLATGFGAYLAQPLLRAELERDQDRLPTREEARELLERCLRVLYYRDARSFNRYEVATVTEKGVELEGPLTLEANWDIAHAVRGFE
- the PSMB4 gene encoding proteasome subunit beta type-4 isoform X1 — translated: MVTGTSVLGLKFSGGVMLAADTVGSYGSLARFRGISRLLKVNDSTVLGASGDLADFQHLRQLLEQMVIPWNFRIDEELLGDGHSYSPRALHSWLTRVLYNRRSKINPLWNTVLIAGVYGGESFLGYVDMLGVAYEAPSLATGFGAYLAQPLLRAELERDQDRLPTREEARELLERCLRVLYYRDARSFNRYEVATVTEKGVELEGPLTLEANWDIAHAVRGFE